The following DNA comes from Miscanthus floridulus cultivar M001 chromosome 5, ASM1932011v1, whole genome shotgun sequence.
ATGAGTTTGCATAGTCATGCTCATCAATTCTTCAGATTCAGTGCTTACCATGTTATAGCTGTGCTGATTTGTTATGTTGATGTACACTTTTTGTCTTGTTTCAAAATATGTATCCTCCTGATCCGACATATCTTTGCTGTTATGAGATAACATCATAGTTCTGATGTATCCTTGCCTAATTTCATACCTAAATTATTCAAAATTAAACTGAAGTCACTTGGCTGCCTTTTAGAAGTGAGCTTCACTGTGCCTAAAGATTTGTCACACTAAATCTTGTTGTCCACCAATGTGGTCAAAAGTGTCGAAGAAATTAACCTTGTTTAACAACAGAAGCATTGGAGCTATGTTTTTATAGCTACATATGTTTGAATTAATATTATTTTATCTGAATTACTTTTTTTACATTGTTAGCCTCATGTGGCTGCTGAaattattttagtttttttagtgctTTCTTAGCTTTCCTGGTTTTGACGTTTTGTTTTAGTGTTGTGCTTATTATCATGTCTGTAGAGTTTTATCACACCAATACCATTGATACAGGTGTCTGTGTTGAATTCTCTTGAGCTGATGTTTTTAGTCCTTATTATGTTTTAAGCACTAATTAAATATATTTATTGGATGGTTATCCAAAGCCTTTTATCTTaggacaaaaaagaaaaaaaaagtagcaTGCTGCTtgtgtccttgactccttgtcaAGCTTATTTTCTTGAGCTTAATGTGGCTGTTGTACAAATGGCTTGCTTCATATCTTGCACCCAATACTATTTAGGGTTCTTTTGATACTGACAATacttagcctaccccaacttgcttgggactgaaaggctatgttgttgttgttgttgttgatactGACAATACTTGGTCTGATATTTTTTATGTGTTAAATTGGTAGCTTGAAAGCCTCCCAGCTATGGTTAGTGGGGTTTATTCTGATGACAATAACCTTCAGCTTGAGGCCACCACACAGTTCCGCAAGTTGCTCTCTATAGGTACTAACTTGCTCTCTTTCCAGTTGTTTTTGCTTCTTAGTTTGTTTTTCAAAGGTGGCCCATTATACACCGTTTGTAAACATTGGTTGAACTTGCAATATTTCTGAACTAGAGAGGAGCCCCCCCATTGAAGAAGTTATCAAATCAGGTGTAGTTCCAAGATTTGTGCAGTTTCTCACCAGAGAGGATTTCCCCCAGCTGCAGGTATGTTGATACAATCTAAATCTTATATCCTGTTGTTGCTGGATGAAAATGGATTTCTGACcagctttgtttttgttttttttttttttttttttttgtagttcGAAGCAGCATGGGCTCTCACAAATATTGCTTCTGGCACTTCAGAAAATACAAAGGTTGTTATTGATCATGGGGCTGTTCCTATATTTGTGAAGCTTCTTGGGTCTGCTAGTGATGATGTTCGTGAGCAGGTATTTATTTAGTCTTTTGGCTTATGTGCTTTTTATTTGCTGTTTAGGAGTGTATGATGTGACAGTAATGCCCTTCCTCTGTTTTAAAACAATACAAAAGGCTGTGTGGGCTCTGGGTAATGTTGCTGGTGATTCTCCGAAGTGCCGCGACCTTGTTCTtgccaatggtgcattgatgccTCTGCTAGCACAGTTGAATGAGCATGCTAAGCTCTCCATGTTGAGGAATGCCACCTGGACTTTGTCTAACTTCTGCAGGGGAAAGCCACAGCCATCATTTGATCAGGTTTAGACAAGACCTTTTTTTTATTGCTTTTCTGTAACAATTGTTACCAACTAAACATGTTATTCTTTGGCTGTTATAGACTAAGCCTGCTCTGCCTGCACTTGCACGACTTATCCATTCCAATGATGAGGAAGTTCTCACTGATGCATGCTGGGCTCTGTCATACTTATCTGATGGCACTAATGATAAGATCCAAGCTGTGATTGAAGCTGGTGTTTGCCCCCGGCTTGTGGAGCTCCTCCTGTATGTGAAGATTCTGTGTAACAACCTCATGTTGATTGCTCTCATAGTTTTCTTATTTGCACCAGTTTTTTTTATCTTTATATGATGCGTGCTGATACCACATGCAGCCATCCATCACCGTCAGTGCTTATACCTGCTCTACGAACTGTCGGGAACATTGTCACTGGAGATGATATGCAAACTCAGGTGGTACATTAAGTTTGGCAGCTTTCTATATATCTGGCACACTTTATGCCATCAGTTATCAGAGCtagttttgtgtgtgtgtgttttataTGATCACATGTTCCAAAAATAAGTGGTTCTGACAGTTTTTCTTTAATATTGCCGGGTGAACTAATGCAATGTCACAAGCATCGAATGAAGCACCAAGAAAGTTACTTGTGACTATGTGTCATTTTATTGAacttttcttctattttttgcAGTGTATCATTAGATCATCAAGCTCTTCCTCGCCTCCTGAATCTATTGACACAGAACCACAAGAAAAGCATTAAGAAAGAAGCATGCTGGACGATTTCAAATATTACTGCTGGAAACAAAGATCAGATACAGGTAACATACAGAAGATCCTATGCCACTAGTTTGTTTTTACATATACTAAGTGGATGACATCAAAATTCTCTAGTGCAATGGTTATGTTGCAAATGAGTGTTCCAAGTGGTGTATTTAGCTCATATTTGTTGGCTGGAAATTAGCACCTCTTAACCTCTTGTTAGCATAGTGTTCTTTTATATCTGTCACTATTAATAATAATTTAATAATGAGATTTTCCACAGATGAGCCATGTCATGTTTCTTTGCTTTCATATGTTCTAAAATATTAGTCATTGATTACTCACTTTGCTATATTGAATTTTTAGGCTGTCATAAGTGCTGGCATTATCGCTCCTTTGTTGCAACTGCTTCAAACAGCAGAGTTTGATATCAAGAAGGAGGCTGCTTGGGCCATCTCAAATGCTACCTCTGGTGGTTCCCATGAGCAAATCAAGTATACTCCCTTGACTTACTGCACTGCCTTTTGGCTTGTGGAGTTGTGTGCAATGCAACTTATGTATGTCTGCTTTGAGCATAATTTAGAACTCGTGTTGTCTTGCCTAGGTACTTGGTGGCAGAGGGCTGCATCAAGCCATTGTGCGACCTTCTTGTTTGCCCTGATCCAAGAATTGTAACAGTTTGTCTGGAGGGTCTTGAGAATATTCTTAAAATAGGGGAGCATGACAAGAACATGGGTGCAACAGGTGATGGCAATCTCTTTGCTCAGATGATTGATGAAGCGGAAGGCCTGGAAAAGATCGAGAACCTACAGAGCCACGATAATAATGAAATCTATGAAAAGGCTGTGAAGCTTCTTGAGGCATACTGGATGGAAGAGGAAGATGACGCAATGGCTACTGCTGGGGAAGCTGCTCCCGCTGTTTTTGACTTTAGCCAAGGTGGCAACCCTCCTGCTGGTGGTGGTTTGAACTTCAACTGAATACAGGTTCTCCCAGCCTTACCATGCTCATCATAGAATATTTTAATTATGTCCAATCTGTTGGACTTGTGGTTCATTGTTTCTGCAAAGGTTTAATGGTCCTGATATTCCTTTTTGCAGTCTTTAACCAAAAGGGTGTTAATTCCCTTGGCGATGAGCTTGGCATTGGCTTGTCTTGACAATGTAATGTGGTCGATTCCATGTGTGGGATAATGGTTTGTGCTGGGTTCAATAAGCTCGAGATTCCGAGGGAGATAGGTAGCATTGTTCCCAAGCGAGTCATGGATATCAATATCGCAGGGTCTGTAACAGGATTATAATCATTGAACATCAGGTCTCGGTTTTTTTTAGAAGGTTACTTTCTAGGGTTTGTGTCATTTAGTTGTGTGTTATATCTGGCTACTGTATAGCCTGAGTCCAATCGTCTGCAAGGCCGAAAGACATTCCTGAGTGGTTTGGTTTTGAGGTTCCACAGGAATGGTCTGCGTTGTAGTTTGTCCGGATCTGTA
Coding sequences within:
- the LOC136449743 gene encoding importin subunit alpha-1a-like, whose product is MSLRPSERVEVRRNRYKVAVDAEEGRRRREDNMVEIRKNRREESLLKRRREGLQAQVPAPPSGVEKKLESLPAMVSGVYSDDNNLQLEATTQFRKLLSIERSPPIEEVIKSGVVPRFVQFLTREDFPQLQFEAAWALTNIASGTSENTKVVIDHGAVPIFVKLLGSASDDVREQAVWALGNVAGDSPKCRDLVLANGALMPLLAQLNEHAKLSMLRNATWTLSNFCRGKPQPSFDQTKPALPALARLIHSNDEEVLTDACWALSYLSDGTNDKIQAVIEAGVCPRLVELLLHPSPSVLIPALRTVGNIVTGDDMQTQCVSLDHQALPRLLNLLTQNHKKSIKKEACWTISNITAGNKDQIQAVISAGIIAPLLQLLQTAEFDIKKEAAWAISNATSGGSHEQIKYLVAEGCIKPLCDLLVCPDPRIVTVCLEGLENILKIGEHDKNMGATGDGNLFAQMIDEAEGLEKIENLQSHDNNEIYEKAVKLLEAYWMEEEDDAMATAGEAAPAVFDFSQGGNPPAGGGLNFN